In a single window of the Candidatus Poribacteria bacterium genome:
- the folE gene encoding GTP cyclohydrolase I FolE, whose protein sequence is MEFKQTNATLELEGLYTKIIENLGEDPSRQGLVKTPHRAAKAMEFLTSGYHQSVDEILNRAIFDEDYDEMVIVKEIEFYSLCEHHILPFWGKCHVGYLPRKRIVGLSKIPRIVDMFSRRLQVQERLTREIAESLENALDPRGVAVVIEGRHLCMMARGVQKQAPVMTTNVMRGTFREDSSTRAEFLRCIQVS, encoded by the coding sequence ATGGAGTTTAAACAAACTAATGCTACCCTTGAGTTGGAAGGACTTTACACAAAAATCATTGAAAACTTAGGTGAAGATCCGAGTCGTCAAGGCTTGGTGAAGACACCACACCGTGCCGCGAAAGCGATGGAATTCTTGACGAGTGGCTATCATCAAAGTGTTGATGAGATTCTGAATAGAGCCATCTTTGATGAGGATTATGATGAAATGGTGATTGTGAAAGAGATTGAATTTTACAGTCTTTGTGAACATCATATCCTCCCCTTTTGGGGTAAATGTCACGTTGGGTATCTCCCGCGGAAGCGAATTGTGGGTTTAAGTAAAATCCCACGCATTGTAGATATGTTTTCTCGTCGGTTGCAGGTTCAGGAACGTCTCACGCGTGAGATTGCCGAATCGCTCGAAAATGCCCTTGACCCGCGGGGGGTCGCTGTCGTGATAGAGGGACGGCACTTGTGCATGATGGCACGTGGTGTCCAAAAGCAAGCACCGGTAATGACAACCAATGTCATGCGCGGGACATTCCGTGAAGATAGTTCAACGCGTGCAGAGTTTCTACGGTGCATCCAAGTATCCTAA
- a CDS encoding 6-pyruvoyl tetrahydropterin synthase, whose product MYYLTRQTAFEASHYNRIPELSDTENLEVFGAAANPNSHGHNYVLEVMVKGNVDVDDGMVINLVTLDALLKNNVLANYDHKHLNHQHPVFAKNPHLQPTCENIVIEIWQRLVPSLPNGMLHRIRLYESAANFADYYGEGSMVYLTKVYEFSAAHRLHSHALSDEENQDIFGKCNNPAGHGHNYVLEVTVKGDIDARTGLVAGLNLLDEVVQKQVYARFDYKHLNLDTPEFETLNPTSENFVKVLWEVLAPNLRPVVLHRLRLRETPKNHFDYYGE is encoded by the coding sequence ATGTACTACTTAACCCGGCAAACGGCATTTGAAGCATCACATTATAATCGTATCCCTGAATTGAGCGATACGGAGAACTTGGAGGTGTTTGGTGCTGCTGCAAACCCAAATAGCCACGGGCATAACTATGTGCTTGAAGTCATGGTGAAAGGCAATGTGGATGTAGATGACGGGATGGTAATCAATTTGGTGACCTTGGACGCGTTGTTGAAGAACAACGTGCTCGCCAATTACGATCACAAACATCTAAACCATCAACATCCTGTTTTCGCAAAGAACCCGCATCTCCAACCGACGTGTGAGAACATCGTTATAGAGATTTGGCAACGGCTTGTCCCTTCCTTACCGAACGGAATGTTGCACAGGATACGCCTCTACGAAAGCGCAGCAAATTTTGCAGACTATTATGGGGAAGGATCTATGGTTTATCTTACAAAAGTCTACGAATTTAGCGCAGCCCACCGTTTGCACAGCCATGCACTCAGTGATGAAGAGAACCAGGATATTTTCGGAAAGTGCAATAATCCGGCTGGACATGGACATAACTATGTACTCGAGGTTACCGTAAAGGGAGACATAGATGCAAGAACCGGGTTGGTTGCGGGTTTGAATTTGCTTGACGAAGTCGTTCAAAAACAGGTGTATGCGCGTTTTGACTACAAACATCTGAATCTCGACACGCCCGAGTTTGAGACGCTCAACCCGACTTCGGAGAACTTCGTCAAAGTGCTTTGGGAGGTGTTAGCACCGAATTTGCGCCCGGTGGTTCTACACCGTCTTCGCTTACGGGAGACCCCCAAAAACCATTTTGACTACTACGGTGAGTAA